One region of Trinickia violacea genomic DNA includes:
- a CDS encoding NADH-quinone oxidoreductase subunit C, which yields MASKLETLKANLEAAFGGRLASITESIGELTIVVKASEYLEIAKRLRDDRTLGFEQLIDLCGVDYQTYGDGAYDGPRFAAVLHLLSISNNWRLRVRVFAPDDEVPIVASVVDIWNSANWYEREAFDLYGIVFEGHPDLRRILTDYGFIGHPFRKDFPVSGYVEMRYDPEEKRVVYQPVTIEPREITPRVIREDRYGGLKH from the coding sequence ATGGCAAGCAAACTCGAGACCCTCAAAGCGAACCTCGAGGCGGCTTTTGGCGGCCGCCTTGCGAGCATCACGGAATCGATCGGTGAACTGACGATCGTCGTGAAGGCAAGCGAATACCTCGAAATCGCGAAGCGTCTGCGCGACGACCGCACGCTCGGCTTCGAACAGCTGATCGATCTGTGCGGCGTCGACTATCAAACCTACGGCGATGGCGCCTATGACGGCCCGCGCTTCGCGGCGGTGCTGCATCTGCTGTCGATTTCGAACAACTGGCGTCTGCGCGTGCGCGTGTTCGCGCCGGACGACGAAGTGCCGATCGTCGCATCGGTCGTCGATATCTGGAATTCGGCGAACTGGTACGAGCGCGAAGCGTTCGACCTGTACGGCATCGTCTTCGAAGGCCACCCGGACCTGCGCCGCATCCTGACCGATTACGGCTTTATCGGCCATCCGTTCCGCAAGGATTTCCCGGTCTCCGGCTACGTCGAAATGCGTTACGACCCGGAAGAGAAGCGCGTTGTCTACCAGCCGGTGACGATCGAGCCGCGCGAAATCACGCCGCGCGTGATCCGCGAGGATCGCTATGGCGGTCTGAAACACTAA
- a CDS encoding NADH-quinone oxidoreductase subunit D — translation MAEIKNYTLNFGPQHPAAHGVLRLVLELNGEVIQRADPHIGLLHRATEKLAETKTFIQSVPYMDRLDYVSMMVNEHGYVLAIEKLLGVDVPIRAQYIRVLFDEVTRVLNHLMWIGAHALDVGAMAVFLYAFREREDLMDVYEAVSGARMHAAYYRPGGVYRDLPDAMPQYKASKIHNAKALSRMNEARQGSLLDFIDDFFTRFPTCVDEYETLLTDNRIWKQRLVGIGVVSPERAMQLGLTGAMLRGSGIEWDLRKKQPYEVYDRLDFDIPVGVNGDCYDRYLVRVEEMRQSTRIAKQCIEWLRKNPGPVMTDNHKVAPPHRDGMKTNMEDLIHHFKLFTEGFHVPEGEAYAAVEHPKGEFGIYLISDGANKPYRLKIRAPGYAHLSALDEMARGHMIADAVTIIGTQDIVFGEVDR, via the coding sequence ATGGCAGAAATCAAAAACTACACGCTCAACTTCGGCCCGCAGCACCCGGCAGCGCACGGCGTGCTGCGCCTCGTGCTCGAACTCAACGGCGAAGTGATTCAACGTGCCGATCCGCACATCGGCCTTCTGCACCGCGCGACGGAAAAGCTCGCCGAAACCAAGACGTTCATTCAATCCGTGCCGTACATGGACCGTCTCGACTACGTGTCGATGATGGTGAACGAACACGGTTATGTACTCGCGATCGAAAAGCTGCTCGGCGTCGATGTGCCGATCCGCGCGCAATACATCCGCGTGCTGTTCGACGAAGTCACGCGCGTGCTGAACCACCTGATGTGGATCGGCGCGCACGCGCTCGACGTCGGCGCGATGGCGGTGTTTCTGTATGCGTTCCGTGAGCGTGAAGACCTGATGGACGTGTATGAAGCGGTGTCGGGCGCACGGATGCACGCGGCGTACTACCGTCCGGGTGGCGTCTATCGCGATCTGCCTGACGCGATGCCGCAATACAAGGCGTCCAAAATCCATAACGCGAAGGCGTTGTCGAGGATGAACGAAGCGCGCCAAGGGTCGCTGCTCGACTTCATCGACGACTTCTTCACGCGCTTCCCGACCTGCGTCGACGAATACGAAACGCTCCTGACCGACAACCGGATCTGGAAGCAGCGTCTCGTCGGCATCGGCGTGGTGAGCCCGGAGCGTGCGATGCAACTCGGCCTGACCGGCGCCATGCTGCGCGGCTCGGGCATCGAGTGGGATTTGCGCAAGAAGCAGCCTTATGAAGTGTACGATCGTCTCGATTTCGACATCCCTGTCGGCGTAAATGGCGATTGCTACGACCGTTATCTGGTGCGCGTCGAAGAAATGCGCCAGTCGACGCGTATTGCAAAACAATGTATTGAGTGGCTGCGGAAGAATCCTGGCCCGGTGATGACCGACAATCACAAGGTCGCGCCGCCGCATCGTGATGGCATGAAGACGAACATGGAGGATCTGATCCACCATTTCAAGCTCTTCACCGAAGGTTTCCATGTGCCGGAAGGCGAGGCATATGCCGCTGTCGAACATCCGAAGGGCGAGTTCGGCATCTATCTGATCTCGGACGGTGCGAACAAGCCGTATCGCCTGAAGATTCGCGCGCCGGGGTATGCGCACCTTTCCGCGCTCGACGAAATGGCGCGGGGCCACATGATCGCCGACGCTGTGACGATCATCGGTACGCAAGATATCGTGTTCGGGGAAGTCGACCGTTAA
- the nuoE gene encoding NADH-quinone oxidoreductase subunit NuoE, with the protein MISAEGLKEIDRAIAKYPADQKQSAVMSALAVAQEERGWLSPEIMQYVADYLGMPAVAVQEVATFYTMYETAPVGKYKITLCTNLPCQLGPDGGSDSAADYLKKRLGIDFGETTPDGKFTLKEGECMGSCGDAPVLLVNNHRMCSFMSREKIDQLLEELSK; encoded by the coding sequence ATGATCTCAGCTGAAGGCCTGAAAGAAATCGATCGTGCGATCGCGAAGTATCCCGCCGATCAGAAACAGTCCGCCGTGATGTCGGCGTTGGCCGTCGCTCAAGAAGAGCGCGGCTGGCTGTCGCCCGAAATCATGCAATACGTGGCGGACTATCTCGGCATGCCTGCGGTTGCCGTGCAGGAAGTCGCGACGTTCTACACGATGTATGAGACGGCGCCTGTCGGCAAATACAAGATCACGCTCTGCACGAATCTGCCGTGCCAGCTCGGCCCGGACGGCGGCTCGGACAGCGCTGCCGACTATCTGAAGAAGAGGCTCGGCATCGACTTCGGCGAAACCACGCCCGACGGCAAGTTCACCCTGAAAGAGGGCGAGTGCATGGGTTCGTGCGGCGACGCGCCGGTGCTGCTCGTGAACAACCATCGCATGTGCAGCTTCATGAGCCGCGAAAAGATCGACCAATTGCTGGAGGAACTTTCGAAATGA
- the nuoF gene encoding NADH-quinone oxidoreductase subunit NuoF, producing the protein MTSLHDRHIKPLILAGLNGDNWHLEDYVARGGYAQLRRILEEKIPPEQVIADVKASGLRGRGGAGFPTGLKWSFMPRQFPGQKYLVCNSDEGEPGTFKDRDILRWNPHSLIEGMAIGAYAMGITVGYNYIHGEIFETYKRFEEALEEARRAGFLGDNILGSGFSFELHAHHGYGAYICGEETALLESLEGKKGQPRFKPPFPASFGVYGKPTTINNTETFAAVPFLLAIGPQAYLELGKPNNGGTKIFSVSGDVERPGNYEVPLGTPFATLMELAGGMRGGKKIKAVIPGGSSAPVVPGDIMMQTDLDYDSIAKAGSMLGSGAVIVMDETRCMVRSLLRLSYFYYEESCGQCTPCREGTGWLYRVVHRIEHGQGRKEDLDLLNSVAENIMGRTICALGDAAAMPVRGMLKHYWDEFAYHVEHKHCLVGGHAGAPASAEAVLA; encoded by the coding sequence ATGACGTCTCTCCACGATCGTCACATCAAACCGCTGATTCTCGCCGGCCTGAACGGCGACAACTGGCACCTCGAAGACTACGTGGCGCGCGGCGGTTACGCCCAGCTGCGCCGTATTCTCGAAGAGAAGATTCCGCCCGAGCAGGTGATCGCCGACGTCAAGGCGTCGGGTCTGCGCGGCCGTGGCGGTGCGGGCTTCCCGACCGGCTTGAAGTGGAGCTTCATGCCGCGTCAGTTCCCGGGGCAGAAGTACCTCGTCTGCAATTCGGACGAAGGCGAACCGGGCACGTTCAAGGACCGCGACATCCTGCGCTGGAATCCGCATTCCCTGATCGAGGGCATGGCGATCGGCGCGTACGCGATGGGCATCACGGTCGGCTACAACTACATCCACGGCGAGATCTTCGAAACCTATAAGCGTTTCGAAGAGGCGCTCGAAGAAGCGCGCCGGGCGGGCTTCCTCGGCGACAACATCCTCGGCTCGGGTTTCTCGTTCGAGCTGCACGCGCACCACGGTTACGGCGCCTATATCTGCGGCGAAGAAACCGCGCTGCTCGAATCGCTCGAAGGCAAGAAGGGCCAGCCGCGCTTCAAGCCGCCGTTCCCGGCGAGCTTCGGCGTCTACGGCAAGCCGACCACGATCAACAACACCGAAACCTTCGCCGCCGTGCCGTTCCTGCTGGCGATCGGGCCGCAGGCGTATCTCGAGCTCGGCAAGCCGAACAACGGCGGCACGAAGATCTTCTCGGTGTCGGGCGACGTCGAGCGTCCGGGCAACTACGAAGTGCCGCTCGGCACGCCGTTCGCGACGCTCATGGAGCTCGCCGGCGGCATGCGCGGCGGCAAGAAGATCAAGGCCGTCATTCCTGGCGGCTCGTCGGCGCCGGTCGTGCCGGGCGACATCATGATGCAAACCGATCTCGACTACGATTCGATCGCCAAGGCCGGCTCGATGCTCGGTTCGGGCGCGGTGATCGTGATGGACGAAACGCGTTGCATGGTGCGCTCGCTGCTGCGTCTGTCGTACTTCTACTATGAAGAATCGTGCGGCCAGTGCACGCCGTGTCGTGAAGGCACCGGCTGGCTCTATCGCGTCGTGCATCGCATCGAGCACGGCCAGGGCCGCAAGGAAGACCTCGATCTGCTGAATTCGGTCGCGGAAAACATCATGGGCCGCACGATTTGCGCGCTCGGCGATGCAGCGGCAATGCCGGTGCGCGGGATGTTGAAGCACTACTGGGACGAATTCGCGTACCACGTGGAGCACAAGCATTGTCTCGTCGGCGGCCATGCGGGCGCTCCGGCATCGGCCGAAGCGGTGCTCGCGTAA
- the nuoG gene encoding NADH-quinone oxidoreductase subunit NuoG translates to MVELEIDGKKVEVAEGSMVIQAAHKVDTYIPHFCYHKKLSIAANCRMCLVDVEKMPKAVPACATPVSQGMIVHTKSDKAVKAQQSVMEFLLINHPLDCPICDQGGECQLQDLAVGYGKSSSRYNEEKRVVFHKNVGPLISMEEMTRCIHCTRCVRFGQEIAGVMELGMLGRGEHSEITSFVGKSVDSELSGNMIDLCPVGALTSKPFRYSARTWELSRRKSVSPHDSVGANLVVQVKNNRVMRVLPFENEAINECWISDKDRFSYEGLNSEERLTQPMIKQGGQWIETDWQTALEYVAKGIKGITADHGAKALAALASPHSTVEELFLVKQLAAAIGTPNVDFRLRQADFSATSEGAPWLGVKLADLSKVDAAFVIGSFLRRDHPLVAARLRQAAKSGAKVHFLNATSDDALIPTAKRIAAAPSAWLDELAGVAAAVAQARGVALPEAFGSAQASDAAKEVAAALAAGELRVVLLGNGAVRHPEFARIYAAAQWIAENTGATLGFATEAANTVGAHIAGALPGEGGLNAREVFEQPRKGYLLLNVEPEFDTANPAQALAALNQAEMVVMLSAFKHGTDYADVLLPIAPFTETAGAFVNAEGTVQSFNGVVRPLGETRPAWKVLRVLGSLLGLPGFQYDTAEEVRTAALGEGEIAARLSNRTNAAVARANGAAPKAADGKFERIADVPIYHADPLVRRAPSLHLTAAARAANAIGLPAALFDKLALKDGDAVRVRQGDREVQAPAVREANLAADVVRVSAATPAGAALGSLFGELVVEKA, encoded by the coding sequence ATGGTTGAACTTGAAATAGACGGCAAGAAGGTCGAGGTAGCCGAAGGCAGCATGGTGATCCAGGCTGCGCATAAGGTCGACACGTACATTCCTCACTTCTGCTATCACAAGAAGCTCTCCATCGCGGCCAACTGCCGGATGTGTCTCGTCGATGTCGAGAAAATGCCGAAGGCCGTGCCCGCCTGTGCGACGCCGGTCTCGCAAGGCATGATCGTCCATACGAAGTCCGACAAGGCGGTGAAGGCTCAGCAATCGGTGATGGAATTCCTGCTGATCAATCACCCGCTCGATTGCCCGATCTGCGACCAAGGCGGCGAATGCCAGCTGCAGGATCTCGCGGTCGGCTACGGCAAGTCGTCGTCGCGCTACAACGAAGAGAAGCGCGTCGTGTTCCATAAGAATGTCGGTCCGCTCATCTCGATGGAAGAGATGACGCGCTGCATTCACTGCACGCGCTGTGTGCGCTTCGGCCAGGAAATCGCCGGCGTGATGGAGCTCGGCATGCTGGGCCGCGGCGAGCATTCCGAGATTACGTCGTTTGTCGGCAAGTCCGTCGACTCCGAGCTGTCGGGCAACATGATCGACCTGTGCCCGGTCGGCGCGCTCACGAGCAAGCCGTTCCGCTACAGCGCGCGTACGTGGGAACTGTCGCGCCGCAAGTCGGTGAGCCCGCATGATTCGGTCGGCGCGAATCTCGTCGTCCAAGTGAAGAACAACCGCGTGATGCGCGTGCTGCCGTTCGAGAACGAAGCGATCAACGAGTGCTGGATCTCGGATAAAGACCGCTTCTCGTATGAAGGCTTGAATAGCGAAGAGCGCCTCACGCAGCCGATGATCAAGCAAGGCGGCCAGTGGATCGAAACCGACTGGCAGACTGCGCTCGAATATGTCGCGAAGGGGATCAAGGGCATTACCGCGGACCACGGCGCGAAGGCGCTGGCGGCGCTCGCGAGCCCGCACAGCACGGTTGAAGAGCTGTTCCTCGTGAAGCAGCTCGCCGCTGCGATCGGTACGCCGAACGTCGACTTCCGTCTGCGTCAGGCCGATTTCTCGGCGACGTCGGAAGGCGCGCCGTGGCTCGGCGTGAAACTGGCCGATCTGTCGAAGGTCGATGCCGCGTTCGTGATCGGTTCGTTCCTGCGCCGCGATCATCCGCTCGTGGCCGCGCGCCTGCGTCAAGCGGCGAAGAGCGGCGCGAAGGTGCATTTCCTCAACGCGACCAGCGACGACGCGCTGATCCCGACCGCGAAGCGCATCGCCGCCGCGCCGTCGGCATGGCTCGACGAGCTCGCGGGCGTGGCTGCCGCTGTCGCGCAAGCGCGCGGCGTGGCGCTGCCCGAAGCATTCGGCTCGGCTCAAGCATCCGACGCCGCGAAGGAAGTCGCCGCTGCGCTCGCAGCCGGTGAACTGCGCGTTGTGCTGCTCGGCAACGGCGCTGTGCGCCACCCCGAGTTCGCACGCATTTACGCGGCGGCTCAATGGATTGCTGAAAACACGGGCGCTACGCTCGGCTTCGCGACCGAAGCGGCGAATACGGTCGGTGCTCATATCGCCGGTGCGCTGCCGGGCGAGGGCGGCTTGAACGCACGCGAAGTGTTCGAGCAGCCGCGCAAGGGCTACCTGCTGCTCAACGTCGAACCCGAGTTCGACACCGCGAATCCGGCGCAAGCGCTGGCGGCACTGAACCAGGCGGAAATGGTCGTGATGCTGTCGGCGTTCAAGCACGGCACCGACTACGCCGACGTGTTGCTGCCGATCGCTCCGTTCACGGAAACGGCCGGTGCGTTCGTCAACGCGGAAGGCACGGTGCAATCGTTCAACGGCGTCGTGCGTCCGCTCGGCGAAACGCGTCCCGCTTGGAAGGTGTTGCGTGTGCTCGGCAGCCTGCTCGGCTTGCCCGGCTTCCAATACGACACGGCGGAAGAAGTGCGCACGGCCGCGCTTGGCGAGGGTGAAATCGCCGCGCGCCTGTCGAACCGCACGAATGCCGCAGTCGCACGTGCGAACGGCGCCGCGCCGAAGGCCGCGGACGGCAAGTTCGAGCGCATCGCCGACGTGCCGATCTACCACGCCGACCCGCTCGTGCGCCGCGCGCCGTCGCTGCATCTGACGGCCGCTGCACGCGCCGCGAACGCGATCGGCCTGCCCGCCGCGCTGTTCGACAAGCTGGCGTTGAAGGATGGCGACGCGGTGCGCGTGCGTCAGGGCGACCGCGAGGTTCAAGCGCCGGCGGTGCGTGAGGCAAATCTTGCTGCAGACGTTGTCCGGGTATCGGCGGCTACGCCTGCCGGTGCTGCCTTGGGCAGCCTGTTCGGTGAACTGGTGGTGGAGAAGGCGTAA
- the nuoH gene encoding NADH-quinone oxidoreductase subunit NuoH has product MSLFDTINSGGTQLLGVAWPTVWALIRILVVSVAILLCVAYLILWERKLIGWMHVRLGPNRVGPAGLLQPIADVLKLLLKEVIQPTAASRWIYLIAPVMVVVPAFAVWAVIPFQAGAVLGDINAGLLYAIAISSVGVYGVILAGWASNSKYAFLGAMRAAAQMVSYEISMGFALVVVLMTSGSLNLSDIVTSQERGLFASYGLTFLSWNWLPLLPVFVIYFISGIAETNRHPFDVVEGESEIVAGHMIDYSGMAFALFFLAEYINMIVISALCATMFLGGWSAPFGFLSFIPGIVWLVVKVFFLLSVFIWARATFPRYRYDQIMRLGWKVFLPVCVVWVIVVGFWIMSPLNIWK; this is encoded by the coding sequence ATGAGCTTGTTCGATACGATCAACTCGGGCGGCACTCAGCTTCTCGGCGTGGCATGGCCCACGGTGTGGGCGCTCATCCGGATCCTGGTGGTGTCCGTCGCGATCCTGCTGTGCGTGGCCTACTTGATTCTCTGGGAGCGCAAGCTCATCGGCTGGATGCACGTGCGTCTCGGTCCGAACCGCGTCGGCCCGGCCGGTTTGCTGCAGCCGATCGCCGACGTGCTGAAGCTGCTGTTGAAGGAAGTGATTCAGCCGACGGCCGCAAGCCGTTGGATCTACCTGATCGCACCAGTCATGGTCGTGGTTCCGGCGTTCGCGGTGTGGGCGGTGATCCCGTTCCAGGCGGGGGCGGTGCTCGGCGATATCAACGCGGGTCTGTTGTATGCGATCGCGATTTCGTCGGTCGGCGTGTACGGCGTGATTCTGGCGGGCTGGGCGTCGAACTCGAAGTATGCGTTCCTTGGCGCGATGCGCGCCGCGGCGCAGATGGTGTCGTACGAAATTTCGATGGGCTTCGCGCTCGTCGTCGTGCTGATGACCTCGGGCAGCCTGAACCTGTCGGATATCGTCACCTCGCAAGAGCGCGGTCTCTTCGCGAGCTACGGCTTGACGTTCCTGTCGTGGAACTGGCTGCCGCTGTTGCCGGTGTTCGTCATCTACTTCATCTCGGGCATCGCCGAAACGAACCGCCACCCGTTCGACGTGGTGGAAGGGGAGTCGGAAATCGTCGCGGGTCACATGATCGATTACTCGGGTATGGCGTTCGCGCTGTTCTTCCTCGCCGAGTACATCAACATGATCGTGATCTCGGCGCTGTGTGCCACGATGTTCCTCGGCGGCTGGAGCGCGCCGTTCGGTTTCCTGTCGTTCATCCCGGGCATCGTTTGGCTCGTGGTGAAGGTCTTCTTCTTGTTGTCGGTATTCATCTGGGCGCGCGCCACGTTCCCGCGTTACCGCTATGACCAAATCATGCGTCTCGGCTGGAAGGTGTTCCTGCCGGTGTGCGTGGTGTGGGTGATCGTGGTCGGGTTCTGGATCATGTCGCCGTTGAATATCTGGAAATAA
- the nuoI gene encoding NADH-quinone oxidoreductase subunit NuoI, translating to MTAIQNFFKTFFLTELLKGLALTGRYAFKRKFTVQFPEEKTPISPRFRGLHALRRYENGEERCIACKLCEAVCPAMAITIESETRADNTRRTTRYDIDLTKCIFCGFCEESCPVDSIVETQILEYHGEKRGDLYFTKEMLLAVGDRYETEIAAAKAADAPYR from the coding sequence ATGACCGCAATCCAAAACTTCTTCAAGACGTTCTTTCTGACCGAGCTGCTCAAGGGCTTGGCGCTGACCGGACGCTACGCGTTCAAGCGTAAGTTCACGGTGCAGTTCCCGGAAGAAAAGACGCCGATCTCGCCGCGCTTTCGCGGGCTGCACGCGCTGCGCCGCTACGAGAACGGCGAAGAGCGCTGCATCGCCTGCAAGCTGTGCGAAGCAGTGTGCCCGGCCATGGCGATCACGATCGAGTCGGAAACGCGCGCGGACAACACGCGCCGCACGACGCGCTACGACATCGACCTGACCAAGTGCATCTTCTGTGGTTTCTGCGAGGAAAGCTGCCCGGTCGATTCGATCGTCGAGACGCAGATTCTCGAGTACCACGGCGAGAAGCGGGGCGATCTGTACTTCACGAAGGAAATGCTGCTTGCAGTCGGCGATCGCTACGAAACGGAGATCGCGGCGGCCAAGGCAGCCGATGCGCCTTACCGTTGA